The Arachis hypogaea cultivar Tifrunner chromosome 19, arahy.Tifrunner.gnm2.J5K5, whole genome shotgun sequence genome has a window encoding:
- the LOC112776265 gene encoding probable transcription factor At1g61730, with protein sequence MAKQKQVAPLEDSDDDESQVPRPQPEQEDSSEEEEAATSSDEDEDTDEGEDEREKHVLVPRKPQPQMVSKPSSSSSKPSPKLKSQPSASVSQTKSGSKRAAENSIDHSNQPKRGKKAQEDHAVGSVEEDPQKSRDEFKSLFQRVFSEEDEIGILKGLSEFIAKTGKEPYKCADEFYDFMKGSNLIRANVSCNQLKDKIRRLKKKFENNLEKEKNGKGTTLKPHELEALQLGKNVWGHDGRGGEAVRNETAKKDTVNNEKAAKSTPKKALVPHSNGKAEAKSKLNSEPLDTNEGRRMSEFSVTSLALTSMLRYDGTFGKPFGEDYIRKGIELLGVSKREDIEARWRKFKDAENKLYAEIAEFYAEQAKLIYQANSSSSS encoded by the coding sequence ATGGCGAAGCAAAAGCAAGTCGCTCCTCTTGAAGACTCTGACGACGACGAATCGCAGGTTCCCAGACCTCAGCCCGAACAAGAAGATAGCAgcgaggaagaagaagcagcaacttCATCCGACGAGGACGAAGACACCGACGAAGGCGAAGATGAACGTGAGAAACACGTGCTGGTTCCCAGGAAGCCTCAACCGCAAATGGTTTCGAAACCCTCGTCGTCTTCTTCTAAACCCTCTCCAAAGTTGAAGTCTCAACCTTCGGCTTCTGTTAGTCAAACCAAATCCGGGTCAAAGCGCGCAGCCGAGAACAGTATCGACCACTCGAACCAACCAAAACGTGGGAAGAAGGCACAGGAGGATCACGCCGTCGGCTCCGTTGAAGAGGATCCGCAGAAATCACGTGACGAGTTCAAATCCCTCTTTCAGAGGGTTTTCAGCGAGGAAGATGAGATAGGTATCTTGAAAGGCCTGTCTGAATTCATCGCAAAAACAGGAAAGGAACCCTATAAATGCGCTGATGAATTTTACGATTTTATGAAGGGGTCGAATTTGATTCGGGCAAATGTATCATGCAACCAATTGAAGGATAAGATCCGCCGGCTGAAGAAGAAGTTTGAGAACAAcctagaaaaagagaagaacgGCAAGGGGACAACCTTAAAGCCGCACGAGTTGGAAGCACTTCAGTTGGGAAAGAATGTTTGGGGCCACGATGGCCGTGGCGGTGAAGCAGTGCGCAACGAAACTGCGAAAAAGGATACAGTTAATAATGAGAAGGCTGCGAAGAGTACTCCCAAGAAGGCGCTAGTGCCCCATTCAAATGGGAAAGCTGAAGCAAAGTCCAAACTAAATTCTGAACCTTTGGATACAAATGAAGGTAGAAGGATGAGTGAATTTTCTGTGACTAGTTTAGCTTTGACTTCAATGTTGAGGTACGATGGGACTTTTGGTAAGCCTTTCGGTGAAGATTATATTAGAAAGGGAATAGAGTTGCTTGGAGTCTCAAAGAGGGAAGACATCGAGGCTAGGTGGAGGAAGTTCAAAGACGCTGAAAATAAATTGTATGCAGAGATAGCTGAATTCTACGCGGAACAGGCTAAGTTGATATATCAAGCAAATAGCTCGTCGTCCTCCTAG